Proteins from a genomic interval of Thermodesulfobacteriota bacterium:
- a CDS encoding type II toxin-antitoxin system VapC family toxin, whose amino-acid sequence MIIVVNDACFLIDLIDVDLLDEFFQLGFQPHVTPSVLAELEGDVYEKPARESIKQKNLLLHNLSEDDQSEILNLMQDHSSRLSEPDCSCLYLAKKIQATILTCEKLLTKTAKSLDIEVHGSLWVMDQLIASSIITQKTAHRKLVKLMSINDRMPKAECEKRLKRWA is encoded by the coding sequence ATGATTATCGTAGTAAACGATGCCTGTTTCTTGATTGACCTGATCGATGTCGACCTGCTCGATGAGTTCTTTCAGCTCGGTTTTCAGCCGCATGTTACACCATCAGTGTTGGCTGAACTTGAAGGCGATGTTTATGAAAAGCCGGCAAGAGAAAGTATTAAGCAGAAAAACCTATTGTTGCATAATTTGAGCGAGGATGATCAAAGTGAAATTTTAAACTTAATGCAGGACCATTCATCACGGCTTTCCGAGCCGGATTGCAGCTGTCTCTATCTTGCAAAAAAAATTCAAGCAACAATCTTGACTTGTGAAAAATTGCTCACCAAAACGGCGAAAAGCCTCGACATAGAAGTTCACGGATCTCTGTGGGTAATGGATCAGTTGATTGCATCGTCGATCATTACCCAAAAAACCGCCCATCGTAAATTGGTTAAGCTTATGTCCATCAATGACCGGATGCCGAAAGCTGAATGTGAAAAACGATTGAAGCGATGGGCTTGA
- a CDS encoding XRE family transcriptional regulator — MEGFGERLKAARKMAGMSQQGLADATHNLVTKQALSKYEKGKMFPASDILVEISKALGVKSGYFYRQSQVELTGLEFRKKSRLSKKDENRVKYQTLDFLERYLEIERVMGQQAEFKNVLENYTIESLDDVEKASMKLRDVWDLGIAPISNLMELLEDKGVRILEVDLPDEFDGLSAWAGEIPVITVNKNHDLVRKRLTIVHELAHLMLSFGECRDNDLEKLCHSFAGAFLIPKEKMIEELGSHRRKISFLELKKLKGIYGISILALVVRARNLGIINKNRYKAFFITASKKGWKSGKIKEPGEYIGREYPNRFQQLVSWAVAEEIITMSKGAELMNVGLAEFRKGFQIAA, encoded by the coding sequence ATGGAAGGATTCGGGGAAAGGCTAAAAGCAGCCCGGAAAATGGCGGGAATGTCACAGCAGGGGCTCGCTGACGCTACTCATAACCTGGTTACCAAACAGGCCTTAAGCAAATATGAAAAAGGCAAAATGTTCCCGGCATCGGATATCCTTGTTGAAATTTCAAAAGCCTTGGGGGTGAAATCCGGCTATTTTTACAGGCAATCCCAAGTAGAGCTGACCGGGCTTGAGTTCAGGAAAAAATCCAGGCTTTCAAAAAAGGATGAAAACCGTGTTAAATACCAAACCTTGGATTTTTTAGAGCGATACCTGGAGATTGAAAGGGTAATGGGTCAACAAGCTGAATTTAAAAACGTGCTTGAAAATTACACTATCGAAAGTTTAGATGATGTTGAAAAAGCCTCTATGAAATTGCGTGATGTATGGGACCTTGGAATTGCACCAATTTCCAACCTTATGGAACTGCTTGAAGACAAAGGAGTCAGAATCCTTGAAGTGGATCTTCCGGACGAATTCGACGGCCTTTCCGCCTGGGCAGGCGAAATACCTGTGATTACCGTTAATAAAAACCATGACCTTGTACGAAAAAGGCTGACCATCGTTCATGAGCTTGCGCATTTAATGCTCAGTTTTGGCGAGTGCAGAGATAATGACCTGGAAAAGCTCTGTCATAGCTTTGCCGGTGCTTTTTTAATACCCAAAGAGAAAATGATAGAAGAACTTGGTTCGCATCGCCGCAAAATTTCCTTTCTTGAGCTGAAAAAGCTAAAAGGTATTTATGGGATTTCTATTTTGGCTCTGGTTGTGAGAGCCAGGAATCTTGGAATCATCAACAAAAATCGCTATAAGGCTTTTTTCATTACTGCCAGTAAAAAGGGATGGAAATCCGGCAAGATCAAAGAACCGGGTGAGTACATTGGACGAGAGTATCCCAATCGTTTTCAGCAACTTGTCTCATGGGCGGTCGCCGAAGAAATCATTACCATGTCAAAAGGTGCTGAGTTGATGAATGTAGGTTTGGCTGAATTTAGAAAAGGATTCCAAATCGCCGCATGA
- the istA gene encoding IS21 family transposase — protein sequence MKIDQHTIFEIHRLNDLNWSERKIARYLRIGRSTVKKYLNNPDHTSAKRKKRASKLDVYRELINQLLKQDPQVKAPVVLQRIRNQGFDGRITIVRDYLLKLRGRQSSRRAFIRFESPPGKQLQIDWGHFGHLQYGQTKRKLYALAVIESYSRMLYAQFTHSQKQETLHQCLLNAFRFFGGTAREIVVDNMVTAVIERQGSLIRFNGAFLQFLRPFKIVPVACNRAAPHEKGKIENSIKYLRQNFWPLRTFTDLADVQLQVRQWLDTVANVRIHQTTGEKPKERFAKVDLRPLPDLLPDCRETCLAKVHKDFAVRFDGNIYTTPPWTIGKKVTIKADPFAVSIYLNQKKIAAHHRCWQRKKRIESPAHLHQIKKIQKKLWHDKQIAAFLSLGAAAVDYFKALVESRQPIKKSVLKLLALKDEYGSASLLYAIQKATTFFGRL from the coding sequence ATGAAAATAGACCAACACACGATTTTTGAAATTCACCGGCTCAATGATTTGAACTGGTCAGAGCGAAAGATCGCCCGTTATTTGCGCATCGGCCGATCGACGGTTAAAAAATATCTTAACAACCCGGATCATACTTCGGCCAAACGAAAAAAAAGAGCCTCCAAACTGGATGTCTATCGTGAGCTCATTAACCAGTTGCTTAAGCAAGATCCACAGGTCAAAGCCCCGGTAGTGCTGCAAAGAATCAGGAACCAGGGCTTTGACGGCAGGATTACCATTGTTCGAGATTACCTGCTTAAACTCAGAGGCCGCCAATCATCGCGCCGGGCCTTTATTCGTTTTGAATCTCCGCCGGGTAAGCAGTTGCAAATCGACTGGGGCCATTTTGGGCATTTACAATACGGGCAGACCAAACGAAAACTGTACGCCCTGGCAGTGATCGAATCATACAGCCGTATGCTCTATGCCCAGTTTACCCACAGTCAAAAGCAAGAGACTCTTCATCAGTGTCTGTTAAATGCCTTCCGTTTTTTTGGCGGAACAGCCCGGGAAATTGTGGTGGACAACATGGTGACCGCCGTTATTGAACGACAGGGCAGCCTGATCCGCTTCAATGGCGCTTTTTTGCAATTTTTGCGTCCCTTCAAAATCGTGCCGGTGGCATGCAATCGGGCAGCTCCCCACGAAAAAGGAAAAATAGAAAACAGTATCAAATATCTACGCCAAAACTTCTGGCCGCTGAGAACCTTTACCGATCTGGCCGATGTCCAGTTGCAAGTAAGACAGTGGCTGGATACCGTGGCCAATGTGCGTATCCATCAAACCACCGGTGAAAAACCAAAAGAGCGATTTGCAAAAGTTGATCTAAGACCTTTGCCTGACCTGTTACCCGACTGCCGGGAAACCTGCCTGGCAAAAGTCCACAAAGATTTTGCCGTACGATTTGATGGCAACATCTATACAACCCCACCGTGGACGATTGGCAAAAAGGTGACCATCAAAGCCGATCCGTTTGCGGTGAGTATCTACCTCAATCAAAAGAAAATCGCTGCACACCACAGGTGCTGGCAGCGAAAAAAACGGATCGAATCGCCGGCACATCTGCATCAGATCAAAAAAATCCAGAAAAAATTGTGGCACGATAAACAGATTGCAGCCTTTCTATCGTTGGGTGCCGCAGCGGTAGATTACTTTAAGGCCCTTGTTGAATCCAGACAGCCCATTAAAAAAAGTGTCTTAAAACTCTTGGCGCTCAAAGATGAGTACGGATCAGCCTCTTTGTTGTATGCCATCCAAAAAGCCACAACCTTCTTTGGCCGACTATGA
- the istB gene encoding IS21-like element helper ATPase IstB, with translation MIETVIEKCKALRLKATAQNLAQVVELATNKNWNPLETIEHLFELELEYRHQNRIALRFKQSKLLEKPTIDQFDFDHHGSRKKQKSKLLNLMTLQFIGQKKDIILIGNPGVGKSFVAKCIAYAATQAGIKTLFTTATDMINHLIAAEADHSLLKKLHYYQSQDLLVCDEIGYLPLGQQGSNLFFQVISQRHQNKSSIITTNLPFAGWGKIFDSTTVATAIADRLVYNSQILILEGSSYRKRMKTS, from the coding sequence ATGATTGAAACCGTCATTGAAAAATGCAAGGCTCTCAGACTGAAAGCCACGGCACAAAACTTAGCCCAGGTCGTCGAATTGGCCACAAACAAAAACTGGAACCCTCTTGAAACCATCGAGCACCTGTTTGAACTCGAACTTGAATACCGGCATCAAAATAGAATCGCCCTGCGCTTCAAACAATCCAAACTGCTTGAAAAACCCACCATCGATCAGTTTGACTTCGATCATCACGGGTCCAGAAAAAAACAAAAATCCAAACTCTTAAACCTAATGACCCTGCAGTTTATCGGGCAAAAAAAGGATATCATCTTGATTGGCAATCCGGGGGTTGGAAAAAGCTTTGTGGCCAAATGTATTGCCTATGCGGCAACGCAGGCCGGCATTAAAACCCTTTTTACCACCGCGACCGATATGATCAATCATTTGATCGCTGCCGAAGCAGACCATTCTTTGCTCAAAAAACTCCATTACTATCAAAGCCAGGATTTGCTGGTCTGTGACGAGATCGGTTACCTTCCGCTAGGTCAGCAGGGCTCAAATCTATTCTTCCAGGTTATCAGCCAAAGGCATCAAAACAAATCGAGCATCATTACCACAAATTTGCCTTTTGCCGGCTGGGGAAAAATATTTGACAGCACCACTGTGGCCACAGCGATCGCCGACCGTCTGGTCTACAACTCGCAAATCCTTATCCTGGAGGGATCAAGTTATCGAAAGAGGATGAAAACCAGCTGA
- a CDS encoding KilA-N domain-containing protein produces the protein MGKIEVKGTEITVYSHSEEDYICITDIARHKNAERTDDLIRNWIRNRNTIEFLGIWEMLNNPDFKPVEFDGFKKQAGLNSFTLTPKQWIEQTNAVGLISKRGRYGGTYAHKDIAFEFASWISVEFKLYLIKEFQRLKDDERKQLGWDIRRNLTKINYRIHTDAIKKNLVPPELSKSQINHIYATEADILNMALFGMTAAIWREENSSKKGNIRDYADVSQLVCLANLENLNALFINEGLSQDIRLERLNKNAIQQMRILTGDSGMKRIEEKG, from the coding sequence ATGGGTAAAATTGAAGTCAAAGGAACTGAAATAACGGTATATTCACACAGTGAGGAAGACTATATTTGTATAACCGATATTGCCAGACATAAAAACGCAGAAAGAACAGACGATTTAATTCGAAATTGGATTAGAAACCGAAACACCATCGAGTTTCTCGGTATTTGGGAAATGCTCAATAATCCGGATTTTAAACCCGTCGAATTCGACGGGTTTAAAAAGCAGGCAGGTCTCAATAGTTTTACCCTTACGCCTAAACAGTGGATCGAGCAAACGAATGCAGTGGGGCTTATTTCAAAACGGGGCAGATATGGTGGTACCTATGCGCATAAGGACATCGCTTTTGAATTTGCCTCTTGGATTTCAGTAGAATTCAAACTATACCTTATTAAAGAGTTCCAGCGCCTGAAAGACGATGAACGAAAGCAGCTTGGCTGGGATATCCGCCGGAACCTGACTAAAATCAATTACCGGATTCATACCGATGCCATCAAGAAAAACCTTGTTCCTCCGGAATTAAGCAAATCCCAAATCAACCACATTTACGCCACTGAAGCCGATATTCTGAATATGGCCCTTTTCGGTATGACTGCTGCAATTTGGCGGGAGGAGAACTCCAGTAAAAAGGGAAACATTCGGGACTATGCCGATGTTTCACAACTGGTCTGCCTTGCAAACCTGGAAAACCTGAATGCCCTGTTCATCAATGAAGGTTTATCTCAAGACATCAGACTTGAACGGCTGAATAAAAACGCCATCCAACAGATGAGAATATTGACGGGTGATTCGGGGATGAAAAGGATTGAAGAAAAGGGATGA